AAAAAGATTGTAGTGATTGCAACGTTTCAACAGCCAAAGAAACATATTCAAACTGTGGTTACTAGATGTATATTCCATTACGACTAGTCCGTGTCACCTCTATAGCCAACAAGGCGCTGAATTTAACCAGAATACTACAAGGAGCAAAGGAAAAATAAGGGTGTCAAGTAAGTACCTTTCCTCAAAGTCAGAGCCACGACTGCATCATTCTCAACCTGAACAATAAAACAAAGAATACATTTAAGTAGTAACAAAGGTCTAGATCTTTAAACTTGAACAATTGTTGCATATGTATGAGACATTCAAAATGTTTGATACCTTCTGCTCTGCTAGAGATTTGGAATCCTCTAATACTTCTTCTGTAGACATTAAGATGAGACGCTGATTGCTGACTGGTTGCTCGATGAGGGTAAAGAGTTTCTGCTTAAAATCCAAAACAGTCGCTGCGCGATCGCATTGGATAAAGTAAGTAGCTTTCATGCGCTTCACACGAATATACATGGCCTGCAGAACAAGATCACCCAGACTAATCAGTCGAAGGCTATAAAGCTCTCAACTTCCCCAGCTAAATAAGCACATAACGATCTAATAAAGATGAATCAAACCCATCAAAGTACAGCTAGTACCATGGCAAGACAACGACTGAACAATCTCCTCCTCTTCCGGAGCCGATTGTGATTACTCTCGGGGAAAGAATCTGCTTCAGAGACGCCAAAAGATTCAGACTTCGAATTAGATAACAATGAAATCGAGTGACTAGATCAGTTAAGGATACTTACCACGAGGATGGAAAATCTGAGAAAGtttggcttcttcttctcagaCTCAGCTGAACAAGGCAAGAGCCAAAGACTTGTTTGGCTCCAGGTCGAGACTATTGTCGGTTAAGCTTTATTCAAACCTGCTGTTGCAAAGAGAGTGTTCTTATTTGTCTCTTACTACTCTTTTCGAAAGTCCCACATCGGTCACGAAATAAAAGTGGAAGGCATGAAGAGTAGGATAAAAGAAGATGCAATATGCCTCGTAACAAATCATACCTTTCTCGGCCTTTTGGCTAAGATCAAGTGTAGTATCTGttcttatcagtttaatatCTGATATGTGGTCCATCGGGTCACACGATATTAACTCTATTTTTTGAGGGAAGAGGCCCATCAAGATAGCTTGCTATCTGGGTCTCTGCGAGTCGCCCATGCGTTGCACTACAGCACGGGCCGGCTCAGCCCATCAGTAATCcagtttaattttttagtaAATGGGCTTTTGAGCCTCtcataagtttttattttttgtaacgcCTCTGATAAAGATTATTGCGGTTTCATCTGTTGAACTCTCCCTATTAATCGGATAAATCAATCCAATAATGATCAAGTCAAAGCTTAAATAAGcatttaaaaagaaatggaaaaaGCTTGTCTGCACGTTAACATGTCCCACTCCTGGGTGGACTTAGGACAATACTTGGTCGGCTTTCTCGTTTCTTATTTCCCGCTTTCTTATCTCATAGTTTGAGAACCTCACGTTGACCCGATAGATCAAACAATATACGAGTAGAAAGAATCCACAGGTTGGAGGCAAGATGGCGAGTAGTAAGCCGCCAATAGATAAGAGCATCATGGCAGAACATATGAGCTTTGCTAAAGGAGATCCGAGAGCAGATCAGTGAAATGCAGTCAGAGATGAGAAGCTTGAGATCAGAATTGCATCAAACTCGACTTTGTGTCTCATTGTGAGGAGGATAGAGCCATTAACTCAATTCAAGAGGTAATCACTTTTCATTCTACTTTGGTGAGAGATGCCTGAAATGATATACAAAACTTAACTacacattttgttttgttttttgtcgGACAGGCCATGATCCACTTCTGGCTTTAGAAGCTACAATGCAGCGTGGTTAAGTTACTTAACATTCCAAGAGTAAATCTCTATTTTAGCATTGTgggagaaaaaaatattacatgccTCCCTAATCTAAGAGACATGGATGATAGTAGAAGAAGTAACTAAAGTTGTTCAACATTGATGGTTCATTCATCCCTAGAATGGTTATCTAAGATAACGAGTGGTGCAACTCGAACACTTCTAGTGGTAGACATGACCACAACCCAGCATGCACGCCTCTTATAAGCTGCGCAAAGAAGCATTAGGCTGTTCAGCATCATAGGCTGGATCTCTCTGACACTGCTTTATTGGGAAATAATGTACCTGTTGAACTTAATGTAACGAGTAAATCATTTGTAGATCATTAGCTCTTCTGTCTAATTTATGCTAAGCAGATCATTAgctcttcttttcttctctctttgttttttgttgCATTTGGTTGGTTTAGTGTAAAGAATCTAAAGATGTGTTTGTAATAAAGACTATGAAGTATGACATTGGGtttattcaatattttcttGGAAATGCATATATGAATCTTAGGAAAAACCTAAAATGTGGAATACATCTTTTAATGAAAAGTGAATTAATAACATATGGTGAAATCCTACTTCTTATTTTTCCCCTGCTTACATCTTTCATCTTTAGCAGTTTGATATCTTAATAATCATttattgaattatattaaaatagtaatattttatttggaaaTTTCAATATAAGTTTCTGAGCAGTGGTAATGCATTTTTCTCATAGTATTTTGGAGCCAATGTGACAACTGAGAAGAGACGGAAACATAAATGAAACTGCATTGCTACAAACTTTTATCATGATCTctgttatattatgtttttattaatgtaGATGTATATTTAAACAGGTGACGTAGAAAACACGTAAAAATAGTATAACACAAAACACGTAAGAGATTCAATTGGGTCTGCGACAGTTGTTACGGATCTCACCATTGGATCCAGTGAGTGGTTTGATATCGCCCATCTTAACCATAGCCCTCACAAAATCGCGGTAAAAGGCGTTCAGACTACGACTATAAGACACGACAAGCGAGTCAGTTGAACCGCCGCTGTAAAGAACTTGGTCCGAAGTGAGTAGACCCCTGTGGTTGAGAAGCTGTCTGTAGTAGTTGATGTCAAACCTTCCAGGAGAGTGGATATCAAGAGTGGCTTCATTGTTGTCGCTAGAGCCAGAGTCAGCCGAACAGCTCCTTTGTCTAGACAAGGCGAAAGAAAGTTCGATGTTGTTGCTTTCGTTGTAGATACGGTCTCTAAAAGTGACGCATCTAGCTTGTCCAATAGTGTGTGCGCCAGAGAGGGCGACCATGTCGCGTGAGGATAAACCTTGTGCTCTAAAACGGTTGATGAGGTTGTTGAGAGTAGATGTTGGAGGAGGTATAACGCCTGAATTGGCGGTTGAGAAGCTCGCCGTGGTGGAATCTCTTCTTCCAAGTTTGACGCTCCAACCTGGCCCGTCCAACTGTTTagtttaaaatatgtattaaagATCGATCATATATTAAGATATACGTTCACGGACACTATTTATTGACAATCCTAATTACAGCTTCGAATCTAGAGCTGCCCACATAGCCGCCAATAATTTGAGATCACTATGTATAATGGCTCAGCTCTCTTGTACAACCCACATATACTATATACAATGTATACACAAACgaaagtttcaaaataaaatagaaaattacatgcttattttttgtcaaatcttttatataatttcagagtattaattaattaatacaaaactcTAGGCAAAGTATGTAActgattttgtatatatatatttagtatcaTTATAATTTTCAGTTGAAAACAAAATAGAATGAACACAACTGTTAAGTTCGCTTTAGACCTCAATAGATTGTTtctcaaagaagaaaaaagacatCTATAGATTTGGACCGGtcttatatataaatgtgtagtgtatatatatagaacatGGTGATCtcaaattattatagtttttaacCATGTGCAAAAGAAACAGGTAAAAGTATCTGATGCATCAAAAACCTTGAAgctgaaaaatatatagatcCAAATGTTCTTAGTTGGACGTTAAACAGTACGGTCTTCAAGAGTAAAGGTAAAAGTACTAACGAGGAGGACAGAGTCACGGGCAGTGATAGCAAGAATGTCTGCGCATGAGACGACGCCTGGGCATACTCTCTCAACCCTGGACTTGATTTTGTCAACCACGTCAAATCCCCTCACAGAGTTATTGTTTGGGCCTGCCGTTTTCTCTCCCATAGATAAGGAAGTGTCGTCCAACAATATTGATCCGTCACACCCCTGTAAACCATGCATTGTAAAATTGTTGGAGTAATTAATGGAACATGCCAACCATAACATAGCCTCATTGGTAGATCCCATGTAAAgttcttaaaatttttaaagtaaatatttttatctagtaaaaGTATTTTCCAATGAAAAGAACTATATGGATGGAATGATTCCAAAATGTAAagaaatgtatatatatgctCTCTCTTACTTTTAGTTACTAtttcaattttatgttttaaaaatactaaCAAGATATCTGATGAGGTATTATTGATAGAGTTGTTCTTATAAGCTTGTGTCATTACAAAAATGGAATCTTACATTGACAAAACAGTCATGAAAGAATAACCGGAGGAGAGAAGCAGCCATGCGGCGCTCCCTGGTCACCGCTCGCTGCACCTCGCGTCTCACCACATAAAACAATGAGGGACAGCTTTGCTTGTAGAAGTCACTGCTCAGCTGGGCGTGGCTGTAACAACAGCTCCACATTATTACAATCAACACCACAATTAACATAGTTCTCTGCTCATTGCATAACTCCATTCTCTCTTTTtgcttctttgtttgtttttggaGTTAGAGTCAAAAAAGCATGCAAGAGAATGAGGGCTTTATAGATGTTTGCTTACTTACATAAAACGTaggtattttttgtttgttttgtttatgtttatcaACGGAGATAAGTTTCTTCTCAAATAGCCACTCTATTTCATTTTCTAACAAACATAAACACATCAATATTACGGGGTCATGATCCTTATGCCACCTCTACCAAATTCATGCTTTAATTCCTTTCCTTTTTTCCTGCCTattacatttttcttttgaattttgtagggctgggcaaataaaccgaacccgaaaatccgaaccgaatctgatccgattaaaatgaatccgaaccgatctgAACCCGGCATAAAAACTTTTATGGTATTAcgggttatgggtattatccgaaccgaacccgaatctaaatggatatccgatagaacccgaaatattcaaaaccccaaaaagaTCTTGTACCAAATatgatctcaattcctaatatgtattcaaaatacattaatatatgttgaatatttaaaataattatctacTACATGAAGGTTGATGGTACTATTACATGAAGATTGATGGTTAAATGTGGCTATTGaatcttgaaatatttagatttagattttgttttcactaaacaatatttttcatGAGAACATTGTTTTTCGTTTTATGCTTtcgtttatttggttttctttttatcaataaatatgtttcctttttgtttgattttgaatgatcacggttgatgttcatttcttatttttaaatcgattttacttatgttttggttacaaaaagtTACAAATTAGGTATTTCAAACCCGAAGAACcgaattttcttatgttttggttacaaaataagtaaaaatgaGATATTTTTAAACTGAAGACCCGATTGGGACCcaaccccgaaagtacattgggttgtaccggttcttGGAAGATTTACTAatcccgacccgaacccgatagaacccgaaccggtcccgaacagaatttttaaataatccgaatggggctgattttgataaacccaaataaccgaaacccgattggataaaaccgaaaTCCGATTGGGACCCCGAATACCCATGCCTAGTATTTTGTTTTTGACCATTAGAGCATCAATATCAGTGGGACTAATTTGCAAGTCcttatagttttatattaatatttgtagttTAGGACAATGTTAAGGACTTTGATTAAATTTGTGATTATTAGTGGGACTTTTATTGGTTCTTAAGTTACTTAATTACAGCGACGAGAGATCCGTCTCCTCCGTACAGTGGTTCCATCGTCGATCAACAACACCACTATAACAGCGACGAGAGCTCCATCTCCGTCTCCTCCGTGTCGAAGAATGCTCCGACGGGGCAGAACCGTCAAAAACTGTGTCGAAGAATGCTCCATCTCCTCCGTATTCTACGGTGGTTCCGTCGTCGATCAACAACACCACCACAACAGCAACATCAAACGGTTTCACCACTACCAAAACCCTAAAGACTTCACCTTTCTAAACACTAGTCGTGTTACCGCTTCTCCGCTTCTCCGCTTCATCTCCAGGCGATAGGTGATAAGGAAGGACGAACTAAGAACGTCCTTAGTTAAGATACGTCCCACATAATAATGcctattattgatttatttttgtgtcCAAAATACACAAGGACCTAGTGAAAGACTCCGATAATCATGGTCTTATATAAACAGAGGAACCTCTTAAATTATTAGCTGGCGAGGTTTACTGTTGTCGGAAAAAGCTAGGTTTGTCATTATATATCAAGTTTTAATATGCaaaactatattataattaatatccCTAGCCATCATATCAAGATTTTCAAgaggtaattttttttcttaaataatgaTGCTAATTTCCATAAATTGGAAATTATGGAACTTGTTAAAAGGCAATGTGAAGTTTCCATTTTTCCCTTATGGTTTATAAGTATAAGATGGGCCGTAAATAACTGGGCCTAACTCACAACCCAAAACAAACCACGGCACACGCTCGACTCGACAAACTCTCTTCGTCTCTTCCCGCGACGGCGACGACCGTACCGCCAACGCCTTCTCTCTCCGATCCTTGAATTCCACCTAATTACTTCTCTGCTACACCTATCaaatccatctctctctctctctctctctctcgctctcccCGTTATTCCTCTCAAGACGCAGACCTCCCCCGTACAGAGTACAACGAGATGGGTAGACCCAAAGGAGATGCCGCAAGGAGCAAGGCTCGTCCTTCCAGCAGCAGGTTACATTATCCTCCAATCTCTTCCACGCCCTACATTTTCGAGTCTATGCTTCATTGGTTCTGTACTTGAATTGACTAATTGAGTTTTGTGAACAGCTTGGCAGCTTCTCTGTTGCCGTCTGGTTCTGCAGCCGCCGCCGTAGGTTTTGGCGGCTACGTGGGCAGCTCTAGATTCGAAGCTTCTCTGTCAAAGGAAGACCCTGCTCCCTTCTTGGTATGCTTTGTGCCTCTTTGTTTGATTCTACCTACTTGCTCTCATCTTTGTTGATGGATTGTGTAGGATTTGGATAGTGAGATGGC
The sequence above is a segment of the Raphanus sativus cultivar WK10039 unplaced genomic scaffold, ASM80110v3 Scaffold2328, whole genome shotgun sequence genome. Coding sequences within it:
- the LOC108844956 gene encoding uncharacterized protein LOC108844956, producing MAMYIRVKRMKATYFIQCDRAATVLDFKQKLFTLIEQPVSNQRLILMSTEEVLEDSKSLAEQKVSNILNVSYICNNCSSLKI
- the LOC108844948 gene encoding peroxidase 67-like isoform X1 — protein: MELCNEQRTMLIVVLIVIMWSCCYSHAQLSSDFYKQSCPSLFYVVRREVQRAVTRERRMAASLLRLFFHDCFVNGCDGSILLDDTSLSMGEKTAGPNNNSVRGFDVVDKIKSRVERVCPGVVSCADILAITARDSVLLLDGPGWSVKLGRRDSTTASFSTANSGVIPPPTSTLNNLINRFRAQGLSSRDMVALSGAHTIGQARCVTFRDRIYNESNNIELSFALSRQRSCSADSGSSDNNEATLDIHSPGRFDINYYRQLLNHRGLLTSDQVLYSGGSTDSLVVSYSRSLNAFYRDFVRAMVKMGDIKPLTGSNGEIRNNCRRPN
- the LOC108844948 gene encoding peroxidase 5-like isoform X2, whose amino-acid sequence is MELCNEQRTMLIVVLIVIMWSCCYSHAQLSSDFYKQSCPSLFYVVRREVQRAVTRERRMAASLLRLFFHDCFVNGCDGSILLDDTSLSMGEKTAGPNNNSVRGFDVVDKIKSRVERVCPGVVSCADILAITARDSVLLVGASNLEEEIPPRRASQPPIQALYLLQHLLSTTSSTVLEHKVYPHATWSPSLAHTLLDKLDASLLETVSTTKATTSNFLSPCLDKGAVRLTLALATTMKPLLISTLLEGLTSTTTDSFSTTGVYSLRTKFFTAAVQLTRLSCLIVVV